A single Drosophila miranda strain MSH22 chromosome XR, D.miranda_PacBio2.1, whole genome shotgun sequence DNA region contains:
- the LOC108153132 gene encoding protein a6: MTQRHSEPFYISPRLFDNRRLKRRRCKWMERLREHQQTCKAEMRAQQAFASKTERGRRRCPATLQRHHLLAAATLPADVTIDLLSDDDDDTNDVNAIVEPRPKPVPAGASSTCNSLFMHQPNLLLMPATTLSIHQHDGGGGASRGYTQRRVPKHGMSQGNAVTTTCVLGRGTSTSTHSQSLTESILITSDDENNDNAIAKYVRRQHSMRSPPPLAPLTLSETVEEVTVSLVPRNTTTANCQARLRHSHPPHSGNYKACNIPSAPPHTATTNGMGRAASSNSGHGNGNDGYLEVDVGSGITATLPDETTVHTVIANRIYELSLSKLREGLASSGVPEYTHDLLPEQLQKLSPALRAKVAPLVAPSPPTPISLKLSSDLSISLISDDDDCESSSINNTAGGLGSDLVYPVVAAEAHAAAKLLKQQQPQLSVVQHLQYAGGGFAPPVALALPVMAHTATTSTVPLPRRRKLG, from the coding sequence ATGACTCAAAGACATTCCGAACCATTTTACATATCGCCCAGGCTATTCGACAACAGGCGCCTCAAACGACGCCGCTGCAAATGGATGGAGCGCCTGCGTGAGCACCAACAGACTTGCAAGGCCGAGATGCGCGCCCAGCAGGCGTTCGCCTCTAAGACTGAACGTGGCAGACGGCGTTGCCCAGCAACGCTGCAAAGGCATCATCTTCTGGCCGCTGCCACACTGCCTGCAGATGTCACTATCGATTTGCTgtcagacgacgacgacgacaccaACGACGTTAACGCGATTGTAGAGCCGAGGCCAAAGCCAGTACCGGCAGGTGCGTCATCAACGTGCAACAGCCTGTTCATGCATCAGCCGAACTTGCTGCTTATGCCTGCAACCACACTCAGCATCCACCAACACGACGGAGGCGGCGGCGCCAGCAGGGGATACACACAGCGAAGGGTCCCAAAACACGGCATGTCCCAGGGCAACGCTGTGACAACTACATGTGTGTTGGGGCGGGggacatccacatccacacacTCACAATCTCTGACTGAGAGCATACTGATAACCAGTGATGACGAGAACAACGACAATGCCATCGCCAAGTATGTGCGCAGGCAGCACTCGATGCGCTCGCCCCCACCGCTGGCACCGCTAACACTCTCGGAGACCGTCGAAGAGGTTACTGTGTCTCTGGTGCCGCGAAATACCACCACTGCCAACTGCCAGGCACGCCTGCGACACTCCCACCCGCCTCACTCCGGTAACTACAAAGCCTGCAACATACCGTCAGCACCGCCACACACAGCAACCACCAATGGCATGGGCAGAGccgccagcagcaacagcggtcacggcaacggcaacgacgGATATCTGGAGGTAGATGTCGGGAGCGGCATTACGGCCACTCTGCCGGACGAAACCACCGTGCATACGGTCATTGCGAATCGCATCTACGAGCTCTCCTTGAGCAAGCTGCGTGAGGGTCTCGCGTCCAGCggagtacctgagtacacgcACGATTTGCTGCCCGAGCAGCTGCAGAAGCTGTCGCCAGCCCTGCGTGCCAAAGTGGCGCCTCTGGTGGCGCCATCGCCCCCCACGCCCATATCCCTCAAGCTGTCCAGCGACCTCAGCATATCACTGATCTCAGACGACGACGATTGCgagagcagcagcatcaacaaCACAGCCGGAGGGCTCGGATCCGATCTGGTCTACCCAGTGGTGGCTGCGGAAGCACACGCCGCCGCCAAGCtgctcaagcagcagcagccccaacTGTCGGTGGTGCAGCATCTGCAGTATGCAGGCGGTGGTTTTGCACCACCCGTGGCCCTGGCACTGCCGGTGATGGCTCACACAGCGACTACATCCACGGTTCCACTACCGCGTCGCCGTAAACTGGGCTGA